A DNA window from Myxocyprinus asiaticus isolate MX2 ecotype Aquarium Trade chromosome 45, UBuf_Myxa_2, whole genome shotgun sequence contains the following coding sequences:
- the naga gene encoding alpha-N-acetylgalactosaminidase has protein sequence MQMKTVILVLALSTAAFALDNGLMRTPPMGWLAWERFRCDIDCQNDSKNCISEALFMDMADRLSEDGWRELGYEYINIDDCWSSMQRDAQGRLQSDPKRFPGGIAKLARYIHDRGLKLGIYGDMGTHTCGGYPGTTLDKIETDAQTFADWGVDMLKLDGCYSNATYQEQGYPMMSKALNATGRPIGYSCSWPAYQGGLPPKVNYTLLGEICNLWRNYDDIQDSWDSVLSIVDWFFDNQDVLQPAAGPGRWNDPDMLIIGDFGLSMDQSRAQMALWGIMAAPLFMSNDLRTISSGARTILQNKVAISINQDPLGIQGKRLLKEKSGIEVFWRPLSKGASALVFFSRRSDMPYRYMTSLKMLNYTPGVYEVYDVFLERPMSTLKDSTEFVVSINPSGVVMWYVYPAAEWQKGAESVRFSEKLGPKFYRYANEVDAPLVL, from the exons atgCAGATGAAAACAGTCATTTTAGTTCTGGCGCTGTCCACGGCTGCCTTTGCTTTGGACAATGGTCTGATGAGGACCCCACCCATGGGCTGGTTGGCGTGGGAACGTTTCCGCTGTGACATTGACTGTCAAAACGACTCCAAAAACTGCATCAG TGAGGCGCTGTTCATGGATATGGCCGATCGGTTGTCCGAGGACGGCTGGAGAGAGTTGGGTTATGAGTACATCAACATCGACGACTGCTGGTCTTCAATGCAGAGAGACGCGCAGGGGCGACTGCAGTCTGACCCTAAGAG GTTTCCAGGTGGCATCGCTAAGTTGGCACGTTACATTCATGACCGCGGGTTAAAACTGGGCATCTATGGAGACATGGGCACACACACGTGCGGCGGTTACCCGGGCACCACCCTGGATAAAATCGAGACTGATGCACAGACATTTGCTGACTGGGGCGTTGACATGTTAAAACTGGATGGCTGTTATTCAAACGCCACCTACCAGGAGCAGG GCTATCCAATGATGTCAAAGGCCCTCAATGCTACAGGCCGTCCCATTGGCTACTCCTGCAGTTGGCCCGCCTACCAGGGCGGTCTCCCACCCAAA GTGAACTACACACTGTTGGGTGAGATCTGTAATCTGTGGCGTAACTATGATGACATCCAGGATTCATGGGACAGTGTTCTGTCTATCGTGGACTGGTTCTTTGACAATCAGGATGTTCTTCAGCCGGCGGCTGGACCGGGCCGATGGAACGACCCTGACATG TTGATCATTGGAGATTTCGGCCTCAGTATGGACCAATCACGTGCTCAGATGGCGCTGTGGGGAATCATGGCCGCGCCTCTCTTCATGTCCAACGATCTGCGTACGATCAGCAGTGGCGCTCGCACAATCCTGCAGAATAAAGTGGCTATCAGCATCAATCAGGACCCACTGGGCATCCAGGGCAAACGCCTGCTGAAG GAGAAGAGCGGTATAGAAGTGTTCTGGCGGCCGTTATCGAAAGGTGCCAGCGCTCTGGTTTTCTTCAGCAGGCGGTCTGATATGCCGTATCGCTACATGACAtcactgaagatgctaaactaCACACCTGGAGTCTATGAG gTATATGATGTGTTTTTGGAGAGGCCCATGTCGACACTGAAGGACAGCACAGAGTTTGTGGTGTCAATCAACCCCTCTGGTGTGGTCATGTGGTACGTCTATCCAGCGGCTGAGTGGCAGAAAGGGGCGGAGTCTGTTCGTTTTAGTGAGAAACTTGGGCCAAAGTTTTATCGATATGCTAATGAGGTTGACGCCCCTCTGGTGCTCTGA